The nucleotide sequence TGCATATATATGTACTTCAATCCAGAACAATTATAGGTCATCCATGCAATAGAAATCAAGCAACAGAACATGGACTGTACACACCTTGGCCTGCTTGATATTCCAATTGGCAGGTCTGGAGTAAACCTTTTTAGAACAGCATCAAACATAATTGGACTGAAAGATTTCCCACTCTCAAAGGTCACCTTTACGTTACTCTTTGCACTTAAAACATCGGGCATGTCAAATTCGGATATAAatttgataaatgtatgcaaGGTTGGGTAGCCAATCTAAAATTGAAACAAATACTCACTGTAAAGGTCAGAAAGAGAGAACAACAaaggaaacaagaaaaaaaaagaaagtgttCCATATGATCAAAACCTCTGGAATACTTTGAGATCTCAGATCCTGCAAAAGCTGTACGAACAGTGAACATGAGAGTAGTGCCTGCAATGTTGCATTCAAGAAGCATAGGTTTCCTGAATTTATTAAGCCTCTTGGGAGTATACTTTTAACATTTGGTGCTTTATCAGCCAATGCTTTTGGAATGTCCACTACAGGAGACTCAATGGCTGAAGAATCAACAGAAATACTGTTGGCTTTTGATGCTTGAACCCATCCTTCTTGGACCTTTGGGCTTGCAGACAATTCTGCACCAGTAACTCCCTTTTCAGTTATATGGGGAGAAACTAAACCTAAAGTATCCTTCCGTTTCTCCATGAGTTCATCATCCTGGCACGAGTTGATGGCCTCTCCATTTGCTTTACTTGTTTGTAACCAATTATTAATTTTTCCCGGTTCATTTTTGCATGCCAGATCTGCAATCACATTTGACACTTGAATGCTGTTGGATCTTGCAGATGAATTATGTTCTTTTGATTCAGAGGCAAAGTCCACCGGTCCAAAATGTCGTCCTGCCTTTTCGAAAGAACACATACACGCTGCAGATTGTCTCTGAAACAACCTAGTTTCTTCTTCAGTGAATGACCCAAATATCAAGACCTGCTTAAAGAAATGCATACAATTATATAATCAACAAAAGATCAGAATTCAAACACAATTATGACAAAACCTTTAAAAGTTATAATTTCATGAAGAAAAATCTTTCTGGCTGACAATGAAGatttttaatcaataaaaaaagcaAGGTAAATGATCTCTTGTCACAAAGTGATATGACTAGTAACAACATTAGCAGAATTGTTTAGGCAAGAATACATATTGGTGCAAAAACCACATTAGATTAACAAATTAAGGAAATTTGGGTGCACAATACACCGCAACTATTAACATGTACTAAAGATTGGGTGCCCAAATCAGAGCTTAATGTAGCCCTCCTAAGGGCTGCCAGCTGTATAAGGCAGCCTAATATAGCATCACCTGAGGTTAGGCTGTCGTTGAGCCCTTTCATGTTGATGACATCAAAATTTAGCAGCATTTATTGTCTAATTTGGTAAGGATGGCTGCTACACTAATATGGTAAGCTTGACAGATGATTTTCAACACTACCAATGGCCCGTTAATCGGATAGGAGAATGCACAGAAATTCCAAAAGAAGGAAGGAATATTTGGACTACTAGCATTGCATTTAGGATTGTCTGAATTGAAGGAGACATACCAACTCAAGTCAAAGAAGGACAACATTCAATCCCAGGATTAAGACCTTCTAACTTGATCGCTCTTCCATATTCTCTAAATTGTCTAAATTGGTATAACGATCATCTACATTGTTATAGCAAACTAGATCCTTCCATAACCAAACTTGTATCCACAGAAATTTATTCAAGTACCAACTTATGCCAGTACTAGGCATCCAAATACAAAATTTAGTGTGTCAGGGATCTCCCAAGAGATGAGCTCCAACTGGTACTGAATGCAAATAAATGGCTAAACAACATTGGTGCTTGGCATGGACTAGTAAGCTACAGAAACCTGATGGGTTTACACTGCTACAAAGACACTTGTGAGTTGTGACAACATGTAGATTCCTTTTTCTTGTTTAACAATGACAGGGGAAAGAAGAACTGGAAAGAGAGAGGGAAAAGAAAGTGCAAAGGCTACAAAGGTTCGAACAATACCACATGAATGGAATTATAAATTTGCAGGCATCAGAATTGTCAATCCCATGTACTACTTGTGGTGTTAGAAAGAAAAGCAAGAACCTTATATGTATTAAAAAAAGAGATGACACGAGTACAATTGAAACAGTAATTTCACAAGtaattttttttccaaattaCACAAGTTCAATTTCCGACAATACACATGATGTGGTGTTTCAGACATGAAGATTTGGTAGCAACGAGACTTGTTTTCAAGGCATTAGTCACCCCAGTAGCTGCACACAAATGGATGCCCAATTTGCTACCTGATATTATACTGGCTAATTTGTAGACCCAAACATTATTACGTGGGAACCGACCTAATCAAGATCCTAACTTTCGGAAGTTCTGAAAATGCAAATTCCAGAAATCAATACCCCAAAAAGGGTTCTCATACAAACAAATTGAATATGACTCGAAGATTCCGAAATTGCAAAAGGAATCACCTTCTGGTCACTCATCTTGCTCGCCAAGCCGAAGAACCACCTCGGAATGATCGAACGGTCTCAAAAAAAGCCTCCTTTCTCCGGTAGTCGAAGCAAGAAGCGAGCCGTATTAAAGAAGAAGGCGAACTTAGGGCTGGAAACCCGGCCGAGAGGAAGACACCACGGGAAACGCCGAGCGAAGACATGAAAGGAGAGAGACGATGCGAGGGCGAAATAAAGAAAGCGGGAATAGCATTTGAGGAGGGATCCAACCTCTCTCCGGGTCACCTGCACTAGCTCGCCACCGCCGGAGCGGAGCATTCGGCCTAGGGAGTTGCGCTAGGCTTGAAGGGTAAGAAGATGGGGCTTTTTCCTCTCGATGAAAAAGACAAAGAGGTTTTGTATCGGAAAATTGCACATATTCATATTAATCCCTTTTAAGtccacgtgtatatatatatatatatatatatatatatatatatatgtatatatatatatatatatgtatatatatatatatgtatatatatatacatatatgtatatgtatatatatatatacatatatatacatatacatatatatagatatacatatatatatacatatatatatttatacatatttatatatatacacacatatatatattaaaaaacactcatacttttttaaaaaaattatacaatgctttttttttttcaaataacccTTTTACCCCTATCAATCATCGTCCTTCGTCATGTCTCTACCCCATTATTTATCCTTTTTTATCTTAAACAAATGCTCGTAgcctttgtcattattatttACAAACTCGTCTCCTCATTGTCATTCGCTCGCCTACGTGGGAGAAAGAAAGGAGGCATGCCATCGACTACGAGAAAAGAAGGAGAGGGGGCCACTGTGCGCTCTTGTCGTCGATCACAAAGTGAAGAGGATATTTCATTGTTGCCCACAACTCCTTTTGTCGTTGACCACAAGTGAGGAAAGAGAAGGGATCCCCTCACCAAGGAGGGTGCATACCTTCGTCATCACTATCTCTGCCAGGTGTGAAGTTGTTGGGTTGACAAAGTCAATAGGGGCTGACGAAATCAATAAAGGTAACCCTCATGAGATGTGGACGATGATGAATCCGATAAAAGAATAGGTAAAATGATTTTTTCACACGACTACTACGGAtgttatcttaataatttttgtaTGTATAAGAACTCTTTAAAAAAAGTTCACAAAGTAATTTGTTTTAAGAATGCACCCTCGACCGATCTTCACAACCTCCAATTTTTtgagtaaaatatttaaatttagatTAATGATAGGACATCGCTGGAACTCTCATCGAAGTCTTCAAGTATTAATTGATATCCATGAGTTCACAGAATTTAGTTTTGGACATTCGTAAAGGATTTTTCTAGTACTCCAAAACCTACACAAACTACAATCATAATTGGCCTCAATACTGAACCAATTCAACTTTTGTAAACTACATAAACTACACAAACTACATAATCTGCAGCCATAACTCTTCCCTTCCTACATTTTGTAATCTGGTGAAGCCAAGACCATGTAACACTATGATATATAAAACCCTGTAAACGAACCGTTACTAGTAGTGAATTTGAGCTGCATTGACTtcaaattgaaaataaaaaatgaaaacaaaaaccCTTATAATGGAAAAAAGTCAAATATGCTTCCTCGTATATGTACTCCGCATATTCTCCAAATGATCAGTCAGATAGAtcccaagtcattaaacatgaaacATTTATCACTTCCACAGAATTCTTAAAGCAGCAGTTTTACAATTCTGCAAGTCACAGACAAGAAAGTTGGGAGAGAACAATACTTGATACAACAGATAATGATAAGCTTTCCGTACTTGGTAGGATATGCTGATAATTACAGACCATTGCAGGAATACTATAAAAATTGAAGACCTGTAAATATATTGTCGGTTCATTCCAATTCCTGCCCTATTTTCTTCGGAATCGGTTCATGCCAATTCCTCACATATTTTCTTCGGAAGCAAGAAATAATCAGTATTATCCATAGTGGCCTAGCTTAGCAGCGTGATGATTTCCAACAAGCATCCTCAACCACATCATGGATGGAACATCAAGCAGCTACACAATTTTCCCAAGCACCATATCTTGAGCTAAAGGTGCCTCCTCCAGTCTGTCGTGCATATTCCGTTATTACCTTACGGGCACTGACATCCCATGTTCTTGCCATCTCTCCCAGCGACATGGGCTGTGATAGGCCAcggagagaaatgatgaatgtcgaCCTAGCCTTGACAGACAGATCATCAGATTCCCTACCATAACATCAGAATAACAAAATTGGGTCAGCTTCCTGTTGACCTCCCACTACTGGCTGACAGATAATGTTTAGTATTATGTCTAACCTTTGCTCATCTGGAAACTTGTCCAAGAGAACAGGAGAACATTTTGGATAATTAGCAGGAACAAGCAACCTCAAAGGTAGAATTGGACTCTGGATGACCAAAAAACGTGAGAAAAACATGAACATCAAATGCAGATCTTAAGGTACTTCATGTACATAAACTATTGTACTAGTTGAAGCTCACCATGTGTTCCGAAGCAAACTGAGACTTCAGGCTCGGGCATAAAGCCACAGTAGTGAAGACACATTTCACTATTGTTCCTTCACCTTGTGGAGCAGCAGAATTTGAATCGGTATCTTCCTCACTTATGTTAACCACTGTACCAATTAGCCGCTGGTTTATCTCCCTGATCTCCTCGAGTAATGCATGATTTACCTGCAGTTAAACAGTATTGAGATCtaatgaaaaaaaaggaaagaattatTATAACTAATTATAACAAAGGAAAACATGTAAGGTACAACACATTTCTTTGTTAAAAGATCAGAAATAGATTTCTCTTAATTCTGTATACCAACCATAAACACTTGATCTGTTTCCTTATTACACAAGTATACAATTCCTCATAAGAACAAATTCTTTTCCTCTTTCAAAATTTGTAGGAATCAACAggttcttttaaaatttttatttcacaGATGATAAATGAATAGATCATATATGTTTGGCCATCCGTACTGTGTGCATGCAGATGCACAAAAAAGGTAGATGGGAGAAAAATAGATGGTTCAACAGATAAATTTCTCCGGTACACTGAGGAGGAGATACAATGAGGTTTCGGTTCATTACCAATAAATGGGCATTAATACTAGTATTATGCAACTAGAATAATACAAAGAAACTGTGAAACATATACACACGTATGCATCCAATGGTAGCACAGCTATAATTAGAGTAGGCATAGGTGCTTTTATAAATTATGATATACAGCTACATAGCAACTCAATTTTCTATGTAAATATCTCTTAAACTAATCTTAACCACCAGGTTTCAAAATTATATGCACATGTGCAAAGGCAATTCTTTTTCTTCAACAGCCAGATGAAAATATTCAGTATTACTACTTTAGGGTTCAAAAGTTTAAAATTGCAACTTCAGAAGAACAATACATGAACAAATTAAGCTTTGAATGGTTATACAGAAGTTTGAAAGAGAACTGGCTAGATATGGGATTATATAGCATATCCAAATTTGAAACTACAAAGAAGCTAAGAAATCCACACAAAAGGAAAGTAACCAAATAAATGCAAAATAAGCATAAAAGTTGCACATTGCCTGAAAAAAATCAACTGCACAGTAACACACCTCAACCTTCTGCCGCTTGACACGTGATGTTGCAGTCGACTCTAACTCGGATGTATCAAGACCATATGAGTGTTTAAAGCTATCATTTACACTTCCAGCAGATGACACATTATTCAAGGGCATGGCACTTGTGTCACGCTTCATTTTTTTGGTAGTAGCACTTCCATCCTGTGACATGAAACTTCTAGCCTGCAAACGACACTTTGTCATGGCAACTAAATCTTCACCTACTGCAGCCCTAGAACCATTTCCTGGTGCTGGTGCTGAACCTGCTATCCTGTCTATCATGCTAACAACGGACCCAATATCACTAACAGCAGAACTCAGGGCCTTGGGTGTTGATGATCGTATCTGAAAGAACTTCATTCATGTTAGGTATTGATCATGATAGTACAATAATAATAGATAATATGCATATATTTTGTGTCAACTATGTAATAAATAGATTTATCTTTTGTGTTCTAAAATTTACCATAATAGTGTCGACTCTCTCGAGAGACTCTTTATCAAAGGCTATTCTAAGCTATTAAAAATCATGCACAATTTTTTCattatttgataaataaataacttctatGATGATTGATCTTCTGGACATAAAACTAaattggttaaaaaaaaaaacttatttcacTTATTATCTACCTTCAACCACCCTTTCCCAAAGTTTGATAGTATAATTTATTATCTTAATTCCTTTGTAGTTAGAGTAGCTTTAAATATCTCCCTTATTCTTACAAATTGGTACTACGAAATTGGTAAATACCAATGTACTCCTAGACCTTTTAAATTCTTCCCCAAAAAAGGTTTTTGATATTCAAAATTGTTAAATAAATCATCAGCAATCTTTTTATATTCAAAATTGTTAAATAAATATAATCAACCAATGTACTCTTAGATCTTTTAAATTCTTCCAAACCCTAAATAAGGATACCATTAGGTCCCACACTCTTACTTATTCTCAATTCTTTTTAGAGTTTCTTATaccatattttatttaattttatgaacaaatcTATGATACTTAAACTTATCGCTATTGTCCATCTCTATACTTAAATCATCTATAAAATGTTTATTAAATGATCTAGAAAAATAAGGTCTTACAGTGATGTAAATGGTACAGGTAAAAGAATACTGATTGTTTCAGGAGGAAATGGTTTTACACTTATTTTTGCCGCTTGCTACAAAATGAATACATGTTTTCTTTTTAGGCCAGGCCTCCTGGAACTCTTAAACTACATCTTGTAACTCATGATTTACTTAGAAAGATATGTATGATTGGGCAGATACATAATCTTTGTAGTTTGTTGTCATTACATTCAGCAGATACATTTACTTACTATCATGGGCTGCATGGCTACATGTGAATTTCCGTTGCACATCTCACTTTGCGCAGGAGATAAAAGGATACATTTGATAACTTTATCTACCATGCTACTAAATAATTCTGCCCAAGAttcataaaatgaaaaaaaaattactaacCACTTTTATTAAGCGTTCAAATGGCCTTTCTGTTGTAATTGCTTTAGCAGCACCTGAATTTGTATGGTTGGTCTGATTTCCATCAGGACTGGTAAATTCTGCCAGCAAAGGTGAAGCTGATATTCCAGGCGTAGTAACAGCAAGTGATTGAGCTTGAGGAGCTACAGCTGTTGGTTGATGTCCAACACGTCCTGCATTTGGCACTGATGTAATGCCAGAAATTTGTTTCTCATCTCCTGGAATAGGTGAGGGGGCTATAGGTGTGGAAGGAGATGGATCGAATGGTGAGTTAGCCGACTGCAAAGGTGTTCCAGTTTTTATTTGAGATGATAGCAGACTGTGCTGATCGAGTTGAGGAGAAGAATGGTGAGAAATCTGGGGAGATGAAGCTTGAAAGTTTTGAGGTGATGAAATTGGAAAAGCAGCACCAGATTTCAATTGCTGATAATAGCTGTGGCGTTGATTAGGCAAGAAATGCTGTTGATAAAGTCCTGGTTTAACGCCAGGCCCTTGTCTAAACttcaactcattgatttcatTTGATTGATTGAGCTGTGACAATTGGTGTACTGGCAGCTGTGATGTTTGGTGTTGTTTTTGCTGCTGTTGTTGCAACTGTTGCTGCAGAGGCTGCTGCACCTGAAGTAGTTGCTGCTTTTGTTGTTGCTGAATTATTTGTTGCTGCATATTACGCTGTTGAAATTGCTGCTTTAGTTGTTGATTTTGcatatgctgctgctgctgctgctgctgctcctgcttAAAATGCTGCTGCTGTATTGCATTAGAACTTGGTTGCTTGGAATTAATATTGTTTTGCAGTGAATTCATTGAGCCGTTTGACATAACATTGGCATTGGTCTGCGGAGGAACATTAATAGAACCTTGCCCGGATACCAGACCACCCTGTTGCATGGATGCAATTCCTCCCTGCTGCAATGAACTAAAAGAACTCCCTTGGGCAGAATCAATTGCAGAACCAGTCTGTAATGCATTTGTCATGTTCTGTTGAGGTGTTGGAACACCAAAATGTGTTGATAAAGGTACAGAACCATGTTGCATACTTGGCATAGCAGCTGGCTGCACTGAAGTTGTTGAACCTTGAAGATTCATTTGCTGGTTTGCATAATTGTCATGTTGCTGCACTTGAGGAACTTGAGATGATTGTTGTTGAGACATGGATTGAGGATGTCCACCAGGATGCTGAAATTGTTGCTGTCCAGGAGGCTGTGAAGGGACAACCTTTTTCTTATTTGTAGCTAGAAAAGTCGTTATTTGCTTCTCATACAATGGGAGTTTGTCTTTCAAACCAAGTTGAATATTGCTCCTGGGTAATTGCAAAATATGTAATGTACGCTCTAACATAATCTTATAACTTTTCATTTTATCAAATTGTTCAGATGTCTTCACAGACGGCATAAGCACATCATGCTGCAACTAGCAAGATACAAGAGAAAACATAAAAGGAAATGTCACCAAAtaagtttcattttattttcagaaatcCTGTGAATCTTAAAAGAAAGTGAACCACAAATAAGAAACTCAAAAACCTGCTGCAACTTTAGAACAATCTTTTGGTAAAGCTCAGTCAAATCTGCAAAGTAGAGCTCCTTCATGGATTTTATCTGCCCATAAAAAAGTAAATGAAGTTTCATCATAGAGCTCAATTAATATGTCGCTTTACCATAGTTTTATGGCTTCATCACAAAGCTCAGTAACATAAATTTGACATCCACATATAGATATCTATATAAAGATGTAAAACATTCATGTACTCAAGGCCTAACATCAccagaaaataaaataataatcaaatgatAGGCAAATAACAGGACTTAGAAATGCCAATTCACAGAAAGAACATTAAATCTGCACAGAGCAGTGCATGTATTTCCATCCTTGGTACATTGGAGATGGTGAAATCTGCTATAACAATTTCAAAGAGGCAAGATGTTAGGAACCTTTCTAGTGGAGAAAAGATTGTGTGAATTCTACTGGATGATGTCTTTGGCTCTAAGAGTTTTTCTTTTACTCAGGTTCTAAGAGTTTTCCTATAACATGTCATTGCTCAGCACAAATGAACCTAATTAAATGACACTCTAAGCTCATGTCACTTGGCAATAAAAATAGAATAGTGGTATCTATCTTAGTGTGCCTACATAAATGTTTACCCATCACTGAGTTCGTTATAGGGCAATATCCTACAATATATAAAAATACCAGTATTTACATTGTATCGAAGATTGATATTCAACATGTTCAGCATCAGACCAACTATGAATTGATTTATCTCTTAATACATCTCCAACTTCATACAGGccaattaatttaattaattctTCCATAATTGAGAAATCAAGGTAAAACAGGAATGAAAAACAAGAAAAGAACTCAAGTTTTATGTTATACACCTTCTGATAAATCTCCTCCTGCCAATCAATGATGCCAACATGTCCTGTTTGAGCTGAAGAATCCAGTGcctctgtaaaaaaaaaaagtaaacataaaaataaaataacctAAGTAGGTAAAAACCAGTAATGCACTCCCAATTGGCAGCAAAAGTTATTCAAAGCTCAAAGATTACCAGTACAGACTATTTAAAAGCAAATTGAAGAACAACAGCTCGAGTTAAATTGTGAGATTTAGATTAGCATGATATGATGTTGAAGAAACAGAACCTAAAGCAAACATTGATCAGCAGGGAACAAGATGTAAATCGCTGACATCATCATTCGTTCAAGAAAATCCTGTCCACTGCCATAAAAAGTGATAATTTTCCCATAACAAATATATTAAATCATTAAGAAGCACAGTCACAAAAAGCCCTGGAGATATCAAAGCTCAAAATATCACCCAACTTTTGGAACAGAGGTGGTCCAGTTATGATCCCTACTTCTGATATGAGCAGCATCAGTGTAAGTACATAGATCACATAAACTTTGGTAAGGTTACACAAATAACCATGATGATCCAAAGTGATGTTTCTAAAGTATGAGGTTGGGCACAATAGCCAATCTCAACAAATAGATGAGATTGTAAGCTTCCAAGTATGAGATTAGAaacttgattattatttttcagaagtagcaaaatttatatttttatcttccttttaACTCTGGTTTGGCCTTTTGGTTATTCTGGCCAAGTCAGATTCATATCTCATACAATCAGTTGTGTCATGCCATGTTAACATGGGCACAATACATAAAGTAGGAAGTAGCTAGaaagtaatatatttttatacattAAAGCAGCACATATGAATAAATAAGTTTCTGTACAAATATACAAGAATAAGGGAGATGTACAATGCTACTCATATTGTTGAAGAATTTACCAAATTTGTCACACAACTTTGAGAGAGAATAAATAATTAAACAAAAAACTAAGATATCACACAAGTATTCTTGAAAATCATTTATTTCAAAGCCTGAAAGATTAATCATGTCAGAAAGACAATTAGTgggaaaatatatatacaaagaaGAAGGAAGTCTCGACATGATTTGCATTGATCTTAAGAAAACCTACAATAGAGATCATAAAGATTTATTGTGTTGGATCATAGAAAAAtggcaattagttgttatattgAAGTAATAAAAGTGATGTATATAGAGTTATTATAAATGTTAGGACTATAGGATTACCCTAGAAATGTGCATCAGAGGTTTGCTTTGAGTCCTTTAACTCTTCACTTAAAAACGACAAATGGGTTCTGCAGATTTGTCAAATTGCTCTTAGAAAATAGGGGGCAATGCAGTTATATTGATGTGATAAAAGCTGTGTAATACAGTTGTCATTAGTTCCAAGAAAAAAAGAGTTGTCACCAGTGTTTGAATTATAGGAGTTCCTAGAGATTTCCCTATAACACTAAATCTAAGTCAAGGATATGCCTTTAGTCCTTAAATTCTCACTTTAGTAAATGGATGGATTTATTGGTAACATACATTATAAACTTTCATGGTGCATGTTGTTTGCTGATGAAATTTAATTCGATTAATATTAAACTTGAGCTTCAGTGACAAACACTAAAAACTAAGCATTCTAAACTAAGTAGGTCAAACAAAATACACCAACTGTAATTTCAGCTATATCAAGACAACAGTAAGACGTATAGTTAAGATTTAAGAAAGCTAAGAAAATTCTAGAAGTAAAAGTTTTAGGTGCCTTAAATCTATTATTCTACAGGAAAAAGAGACTAATGAAGACATAATTCAGAGTTAAAGAAGGAACAGTTAAATTGTAGAGGATCATCATGAGTTATGCTTGATCATTGTGTTCCCCTTAGGTTGATTGTTATATAACATACAACCACTGTTCTCAATAATTCTATCAGTTATGCAGTGAGAAAAAACATATGCAAAAGATCAATGATGCTGAAATGGGATTGTTGAGATGGATTGATGAAGTTATTAAAAAACATAAAGAAAAAAATGTTTACACACATGAATAATAATTATAGCctcaatagaaaataaaaatgatcGAGAAGCTACTAAGGTGGCATGGAGATGTCTCAGAAAATTTTAGATGTTAAAATTAGATAGCGGAGTTAATTAAGATAAATGCTAAGAGGAGAAATAGAGGAACATAAGAAAAAATTACTAGAAACAacgaaaagataaatttgcact is from Musa acuminata AAA Group cultivar baxijiao chromosome BXJ3-8, Cavendish_Baxijiao_AAA, whole genome shotgun sequence and encodes:
- the LOC103993402 gene encoding mediator of RNA polymerase II transcription subunit 15a isoform X2 — its product is MEGNSWRPAQGESAAASDGGSGDWRTQLQPEARHRIVNKIMETLKRHLPISVPEGINELQKIAIRFEEKIYTAASNQPDYLRKISLKMLSMENKSQHSASINPSISNSAVLNQNSADPALLGVQSQANQGQPLSVSMVNQPSARQQILSQNIQNNTLAMAQNPANLSSALSSITGLSQSNISGVSQISNLQNMPGISQNSANNSLGQTAAPDLYSNTQRPMQGRQQQQQLISQQQHQTQNQLLYQHQFQQQYMKQKFQQSSLLQPHVQQQQQQQSLMQTTQLQSSQQPLMQIGSNFQSGQSAMQQTQPGAIQSAVQPGLQQNQLSTVQKSAPSLLQQHPQSIARQQQQSQSAMLQQSTSMQQQPTSAPQQSNLPMQQHQQQQIIGQQTNISNVQQTQLIGQQTSATEMQQSQRVSIQQNNLLNMQQPHHLLNQHQQQQLGNQSNMSGLQQQQQQQQQQQILGSLSNVSNMQPHQRPMHIHQQPKTTIQQQQQNQQAPLAMLQPQGQQPQHQSSQQQLLSQFQSQPASLQQQLVQQHPSSMQREMQQRIQASGLLSQNAIEQQKQFVQSQIGLQEVSSSKALDSSAQTGHVGIIDWQEEIYQKIKSMKELYFADLTELYQKIVLKLQQHDVLMPSVKTSEQFDKMKSYKIMLERTLHILQLPRSNIQLGLKDKLPLYEKQITTFLATNKKKVVPSQPPGQQQFQHPGGHPQSMSQQQSSQVPQVQQHDNYANQQMNLQGSTTSVQPAAMPSMQHGSVPLSTHFGVPTPQQNMTNALQTGSAIDSAQGSSFSSLQQGGIASMQQGGLVSGQGSINVPPQTNANVMSNGSMNSLQNNINSKQPSSNAIQQQHFKQEQQQQQQQHMQNQQLKQQFQQRNMQQQIIQQQQKQQLLQVQQPLQQQLQQQQQKQHQTSQLPVHQLSQLNQSNEINELKFRQGPGVKPGLYQQHFLPNQRHSYYQQLKSGAAFPISSPQNFQASSPQISHHSSPQLDQHSLLSSQIKTGTPLQSANSPFDPSPSTPIAPSPIPGDEKQISGITSVPNAGRVGHQPTAVAPQAQSLAVTTPGISASPLLAEFTSPDGNQTNHTNSGAAKAITTERPFERLIKVIRSSTPKALSSAVSDIGSVVSMIDRIAGSAPAPGNGSRAAVGEDLVAMTKCRLQARSFMSQDGSATTKKMKRDTSAMPLNNVSSAGSVNDSFKHSYGLDTSELESTATSRVKRQKVEVNHALLEEIREINQRLIGTVVNISEEDTDSNSAAPQGEGTIVKCVFTTVALCPSLKSQFASEHMSPILPLRLLVPANYPKCSPVLLDKFPDEQRESDDLSVKARSTFIISLRGLSQPMSLGEMARTWDVSARKVITEYARQTGGGTFSSRYGAWENCVAA
- the LOC103993402 gene encoding mediator of RNA polymerase II transcription subunit 15a isoform X1 is translated as MEGNSWRPAQGESAAASDGGSGDWRTQLQPEARHRIVNKIMETLKRHLPISVPEGINELQKIAIRFEEKIYTAASNQPDYLRKISLKMLSMENKSQHSASINPSISNSAVLNQNSADPALLGVQSQANQGQPLSVSMVNQPSARQQILSQNIQNNTLAMAQNPANLSSALSSITGLSQSNISGVSQISNLQNMPGISQNSANNSLGQTAAPDLYSNTQRPMQGRQQQQQLISQQQHQTQNQLLYQHQFQQQYMKQKFQQSSLLQPHVQQQQQQQSLMQTTQLQSSQQPLMQIGSNFQSGQSAMQQTQPGAIQSAVQPGLQQNQLSTVQKSAPSLLQQHPQSIARQQQQSQSAMLQQSTSMQQQPTSAPQQSNLPMQQHQQQQIIGQQTNISNVQQTQLIGQQTSATEMQQSQRVSIQQNNLLNMQQPHHLLNQHQQQQLGNQSNMSGLQQQQQQQQQQQILGSLSNVSNMQPHQRPMHIHQQPKTTIQQQQQNQQAPLAMLQPQGQQPQHQSSQQQLLSQFQSQPASLQQQLVQQHPSSMQREMQQRIQASGLLSQNAIEQQKQFVQSQIGLQEVSSSKALDSSAQTGHVGIIDWQEEIYQKIKSMKELYFADLTELYQKIVLKLQQLQHDVLMPSVKTSEQFDKMKSYKIMLERTLHILQLPRSNIQLGLKDKLPLYEKQITTFLATNKKKVVPSQPPGQQQFQHPGGHPQSMSQQQSSQVPQVQQHDNYANQQMNLQGSTTSVQPAAMPSMQHGSVPLSTHFGVPTPQQNMTNALQTGSAIDSAQGSSFSSLQQGGIASMQQGGLVSGQGSINVPPQTNANVMSNGSMNSLQNNINSKQPSSNAIQQQHFKQEQQQQQQQHMQNQQLKQQFQQRNMQQQIIQQQQKQQLLQVQQPLQQQLQQQQQKQHQTSQLPVHQLSQLNQSNEINELKFRQGPGVKPGLYQQHFLPNQRHSYYQQLKSGAAFPISSPQNFQASSPQISHHSSPQLDQHSLLSSQIKTGTPLQSANSPFDPSPSTPIAPSPIPGDEKQISGITSVPNAGRVGHQPTAVAPQAQSLAVTTPGISASPLLAEFTSPDGNQTNHTNSGAAKAITTERPFERLIKVIRSSTPKALSSAVSDIGSVVSMIDRIAGSAPAPGNGSRAAVGEDLVAMTKCRLQARSFMSQDGSATTKKMKRDTSAMPLNNVSSAGSVNDSFKHSYGLDTSELESTATSRVKRQKVEVNHALLEEIREINQRLIGTVVNISEEDTDSNSAAPQGEGTIVKCVFTTVALCPSLKSQFASEHMSPILPLRLLVPANYPKCSPVLLDKFPDEQRESDDLSVKARSTFIISLRGLSQPMSLGEMARTWDVSARKVITEYARQTGGGTFSSRYGAWENCVAA